One genomic segment of Gemmatimonadota bacterium includes these proteins:
- the thrS gene encoding threonine--tRNA ligase, whose protein sequence is MTAALDAPIRVTLPDGSIRELEAGTTGAALAAAIGAGLARAAVAIRVNGEIRDLGRPLVDGDQVAILTERDADALPVLRHSAAHILATAVRKIFPGAGIGFGPSIDEGFYYDFDVPRPFTPEDLEALEAAMAEVVAADYPFVREEVSREEANARFADDPLKLERISELGPDETITIYTDGPFVDLCRGPHVPSTAKLKHFKLLTGAGAYWRGDSSRQMLQRIYGTAYFKKDELAQHLFRLEESKKRDHRMLGKQLDLFMFHPFAPGAAFWTEKGTVIYNALNDYMRALQRDGYREIRTPLMYNKGLWEISGHWGKYKENMFLVLDNESNEHDFSLKPMNCPSHHLLYGSKKHSYRELPIRYVTYDVLHRNEVSGALSGLTRVRQFAQDDCHIYLMERQIQAEVHRLVQFILKYYETFGLKATLKFATRPEQRIGSDQLWDEAERALRHALEATGQSYELKPGDGAFYGPKIDFDVEDALGRKWQLGTIQLDYNAADRFDLSFVGEDNADHRPVVIHRAVNGSFERFIAILIEHFAGAFPLWLSPEQVRVVPISDAQRDAAEAVTATLRDAGIRATLDDRNETLNYRIRDGEMAKVPYLAVVGGREAESGAVAVRVRGAGNKQEVIALTEFTARLVEEVRTRSLGA, encoded by the coding sequence ATGACCGCTGCTCTCGACGCCCCGATCCGCGTGACCCTCCCCGATGGCTCCATTCGCGAGCTCGAGGCGGGGACCACCGGCGCGGCGTTGGCCGCGGCGATCGGGGCCGGACTGGCGCGGGCGGCGGTCGCGATCCGGGTCAACGGAGAAATTCGCGACCTCGGTCGGCCGCTCGTGGACGGCGATCAGGTCGCGATCCTGACCGAACGCGATGCCGATGCGCTCCCCGTCCTTCGCCATTCGGCGGCGCACATTCTCGCGACCGCGGTGCGGAAGATCTTCCCCGGCGCCGGGATCGGCTTCGGCCCGTCGATCGACGAGGGCTTCTACTACGACTTCGACGTTCCCCGGCCGTTCACGCCCGAGGACCTGGAGGCGCTCGAGGCGGCGATGGCCGAGGTCGTGGCCGCGGACTATCCGTTCGTCCGCGAGGAGGTCTCGCGCGAGGAAGCCAATGCCCGCTTCGCCGACGACCCGCTCAAGCTGGAACGGATCAGCGAGCTCGGTCCCGACGAGACGATCACGATCTACACCGACGGCCCGTTCGTCGACCTCTGCCGCGGGCCGCACGTGCCGAGCACGGCGAAGCTGAAGCACTTCAAGCTGCTCACGGGCGCCGGCGCGTACTGGCGCGGTGACTCGTCGCGGCAGATGCTGCAGCGGATCTACGGGACGGCCTACTTCAAGAAGGACGAGTTGGCGCAGCACCTCTTCCGGCTCGAGGAGTCGAAGAAGCGCGACCACCGGATGCTCGGCAAGCAGCTCGATCTCTTCATGTTCCACCCGTTCGCCCCGGGCGCGGCGTTCTGGACCGAGAAGGGGACGGTGATCTACAACGCGCTGAATGACTACATGCGCGCGCTGCAGCGGGATGGCTATCGGGAGATCCGCACCCCCTTGATGTACAACAAGGGGCTGTGGGAGATCTCCGGGCACTGGGGGAAGTACAAGGAGAACATGTTCCTCGTGCTCGACAACGAGAGCAACGAGCACGACTTCTCGTTGAAGCCGATGAATTGCCCGTCGCACCATCTGCTCTACGGCAGCAAGAAGCACTCGTACCGGGAGCTGCCGATCCGCTACGTGACCTACGACGTGTTGCACCGGAATGAAGTCTCCGGTGCCCTCTCGGGGCTGACGCGCGTGCGGCAGTTCGCGCAGGATGACTGCCACATCTACCTGATGGAGCGGCAGATCCAGGCCGAGGTGCACCGGCTGGTGCAGTTCATCCTCAAGTACTACGAGACCTTCGGCCTCAAGGCGACGCTGAAGTTCGCCACGCGGCCGGAGCAGCGGATCGGCTCGGACCAGCTCTGGGACGAGGCGGAGCGCGCGCTGCGCCATGCCCTCGAGGCCACCGGGCAGTCGTACGAGCTGAAGCCGGGTGACGGCGCGTTCTACGGGCCGAAGATCGACTTCGACGTCGAGGACGCCCTCGGCCGGAAGTGGCAGCTGGGCACCATCCAGCTCGACTACAACGCGGCCGATCGCTTCGACCTCTCCTTCGTCGGCGAGGACAATGCGGATCACCGACCGGTGGTGATCCACCGCGCCGTGAACGGCTCGTTCGAGCGCTTCATCGCCATCCTGATCGAGCACTTCGCCGGGGCGTTCCCGCTCTGGCTGTCGCCGGAGCAGGTCCGGGTCGTGCCGATCAGCGACGCGCAGCGCGATGCCGCCGAAGCGGTGACGGCGACACTGCGGGACGCCGGCATCCGCGCGACCCTGGACGACCGCAACGAGACGCTGAACTACCGGATCCGCGATGGCGAGATGGCGAAGGTGCCCTACCTCGCGGTCGTCGGTGGTCGCGAGGCGGAGAGTGGCGCCGTGGCGGTCCGCGTCCGCGGGGCGGGGAACAAGCAGGAGGTCATCGCGCTGACGGAATTCACGGCGCGGCTGGTGGAAGAGGTCAGGACGCGGAGTCTCGGCGCCTAG